Proteins found in one Subtercola endophyticus genomic segment:
- a CDS encoding CGNR zinc finger domain-containing protein, translating into MHFAPDTEVTLEFTVALANTVAGATKSGRDEISTPSELTALLDAYGYTGRFDRDQAELLDVRDTRSRLREVWLLERDAAVAEVNGMLQAAKALPHLVRHDTFDWHLHATDQQAPLAERIRVEVSLALVDVIRTDEMNRLRACEADDCDGLLLDLSRNGSKRFCSVRCGNRMNMVAFRQRVAGSA; encoded by the coding sequence TTGCATTTTGCCCCTGACACCGAGGTCACTCTGGAGTTCACCGTGGCGCTCGCCAATACCGTCGCCGGCGCGACCAAGAGCGGTCGCGACGAGATCTCCACGCCCTCAGAGCTGACCGCGCTTCTTGACGCCTACGGCTACACCGGCCGCTTCGATCGTGACCAGGCCGAGTTGCTCGATGTCCGAGACACGCGCAGCCGCCTGCGTGAGGTGTGGCTGCTCGAGAGAGATGCAGCCGTCGCCGAGGTGAACGGCATGCTGCAGGCAGCGAAAGCCCTGCCCCATCTCGTTCGCCACGACACGTTCGACTGGCATCTGCACGCCACAGACCAACAGGCTCCGTTGGCCGAGCGCATCCGAGTCGAAGTGTCACTTGCCCTGGTCGACGTGATCAGAACCGACGAGATGAACAGGCTGCGCGCCTGCGAAGCCGACGATTGCGACGGGTTATTGCTCGACCTGTCGCGCAACGGGTCGAAGCGATTCTGCAGTGTTCGCTGCGGCAACCGGATGAACATGGTCGCGTTTCGACAACGAGTGGCCGGGTCGGCGTAG
- a CDS encoding alpha/beta fold hydrolase produces MANQHYLLSSGRALGMTALGDPSSRRLVVVCHPTPGAGGFDPDPLVTAASGLHLLMIDRPGYGASDPLPRDEDPAVERHADDVAEVLRHSARASAGATTADFDSVGVIGWGAGGGATALSLAARYPDLVDRLAVVATPRVDGPGLIDPVRRMLGLSRIEAFSPRSHLDRVIRSHSDLSAESLGIDEAELSRAAPENKGLSGRFARMLADASRQGATGLANDILSFRDRSWAIDLPAITAQTLLVYGTTDALVGARDGNWYRKRIAASRVLEVKDAGEFVYVSEWPRLLEHVSRPAA; encoded by the coding sequence ATGGCGAACCAGCACTACCTGCTCTCGTCGGGTCGCGCGCTCGGAATGACCGCACTCGGCGACCCGTCGTCGAGACGCTTGGTTGTCGTGTGTCACCCCACCCCCGGGGCGGGCGGGTTCGACCCCGATCCCCTGGTCACGGCCGCGTCCGGCCTGCACCTGCTGATGATCGATCGGCCCGGCTACGGGGCCTCCGACCCACTGCCGCGCGACGAAGACCCCGCTGTCGAGCGGCACGCCGACGATGTCGCCGAAGTGCTGCGACACTCTGCCCGGGCATCCGCAGGGGCGACCACCGCCGACTTCGACAGCGTCGGCGTCATCGGCTGGGGTGCCGGTGGCGGCGCCACCGCCCTCTCGCTCGCTGCGCGGTACCCCGATCTCGTCGACCGGCTCGCCGTCGTAGCCACCCCTCGTGTCGACGGCCCTGGCCTCATCGACCCCGTGCGACGGATGCTCGGCCTCTCCCGCATCGAAGCGTTCTCCCCGCGCTCACACCTCGACCGCGTCATCCGCTCGCACAGCGACCTCAGCGCCGAATCGCTCGGCATCGACGAAGCCGAACTCAGCCGTGCCGCGCCCGAGAACAAGGGGCTCTCCGGCCGCTTCGCCCGGATGCTCGCCGACGCGTCGCGCCAGGGCGCAACCGGTCTCGCGAACGACATACTCTCGTTCAGAGACCGTTCGTGGGCCATCGATCTGCCCGCCATCACCGCGCAGACCCTTCTGGTCTACGGCACCACCGATGCTCTGGTCGGCGCCCGTGACGGCAACTGGTACCGCAAACGCATCGCCGCTTCGCGTGTTCTCGAGGTGAAAGACGCCGGCGAGTTCGTCTACGTGTCGGAGTGGCCGCGCCTGCTCGAGCACGTCTCGCGCCCGGCTGCGTAA
- a CDS encoding EamA family transporter has translation MSAVNRSSDAAVTAPSSLSVAVSPRRSSTTAGLAVAVLAAATFGTSGALIKPLLEAGWSPAAAVTARVLIGAVALLPFALLSLRGRWGALWHSRWRVLAMASVGVAGTQLVYFAAIQRIPVSTGILIEYMAPLLLVAFVWARTRRMPKVVVLVGSVIALVGLFLVVSPGGGGAFDALGFTFALMAMVGCALYYVIAARPSDGLPTVALAGFGLLIGGVMLLVVGLTGLIPFTFSMTNVDLFGSSVAWWIPLVAVGILGTAVAYAASITASEMLGSRLASFAGLLEVVAATFYAWLLLGEKLSPLQLVGGALILVGIGFVRSERVDARVEVEPIVEPIAEPHLAPHLEPMVEPHVEPHLGGDVDPATATTP, from the coding sequence ATGAGTGCAGTCAACCGCTCCTCCGATGCCGCAGTGACGGCGCCGTCGAGCCTTTCGGTCGCCGTTTCGCCACGGCGTTCGTCGACCACGGCCGGCCTGGCCGTGGCGGTTCTCGCCGCGGCCACCTTCGGCACCTCTGGCGCTCTCATCAAACCCCTGCTCGAGGCCGGCTGGAGCCCGGCCGCCGCCGTCACCGCGCGAGTGCTGATCGGAGCCGTCGCACTGCTGCCCTTCGCCCTGCTCTCGTTGCGGGGCCGTTGGGGTGCGCTGTGGCACTCGCGCTGGCGCGTCCTGGCCATGGCGAGCGTCGGCGTCGCCGGCACCCAGCTGGTCTACTTCGCGGCCATCCAGCGCATCCCGGTTTCGACGGGCATCCTCATCGAATACATGGCCCCCCTGCTGCTCGTCGCCTTCGTCTGGGCGCGCACGCGCCGCATGCCGAAGGTCGTCGTACTCGTCGGTTCGGTGATTGCTCTCGTCGGCCTCTTTCTCGTGGTGTCGCCCGGCGGTGGCGGAGCGTTCGACGCCCTCGGATTCACGTTCGCCCTGATGGCCATGGTCGGCTGCGCTCTGTACTACGTCATCGCCGCGCGCCCGAGCGATGGCTTGCCGACCGTGGCTCTGGCGGGATTCGGGCTGTTGATCGGCGGCGTCATGCTGCTCGTCGTCGGTCTCACCGGGCTGATACCGTTCACTTTCAGCATGACCAACGTCGACCTGTTCGGCTCCTCGGTCGCCTGGTGGATTCCGCTCGTGGCAGTGGGCATTCTCGGCACCGCTGTCGCCTACGCGGCGAGCATCACCGCAAGCGAGATGCTCGGCTCGCGGCTGGCGTCGTTCGCGGGCCTGCTCGAGGTGGTCGCCGCGACGTTCTACGCGTGGCTGCTGCTCGGCGAAAAGCTCTCACCGCTGCAACTCGTCGGCGGCGCTCTCATTCTGGTCGGAATCGGGTTTGTGCGTTCCGAGCGAGTGGATGCCCGCGTCGAGGTCGAGCCGATCGTCGAGCCGATCGCCGAGCCGCACCTCGCGCCGCACCTCGAGCCGATGGTCGAGCCCCACGTCGAGCCGCATCTCGGCGGTGACGTCGACCCGGCGACCGCGACCACGCCCTGA
- a CDS encoding TM2 domain-containing protein translates to MTTLEPTPPTPSSLPVAAAPAVSLVAPTGAVVAAVPPVVVTPAAPGSSTTTVVYVNPPAIAGSGGAGAGAAGGLDATLPRPSRKGASLLTAYALFFFFGWTGMHQVYLGNTLRGVSYIFTFSWFTLALWIDLFTLPSQVRRVNTERLLGLR, encoded by the coding sequence GTGACAACCCTGGAGCCCACCCCGCCGACACCTTCTTCTCTCCCCGTTGCGGCCGCTCCAGCGGTTTCGCTCGTGGCGCCGACCGGGGCGGTGGTCGCCGCCGTTCCCCCCGTCGTCGTCACTCCGGCCGCGCCCGGCTCGTCGACCACGACCGTGGTCTACGTGAACCCGCCCGCCATCGCAGGTTCGGGCGGCGCGGGCGCTGGGGCAGCCGGTGGGCTGGATGCCACGCTGCCCCGCCCCTCACGCAAGGGCGCCTCATTGCTCACCGCCTACGCCTTGTTCTTCTTCTTCGGCTGGACCGGCATGCACCAGGTGTACCTCGGCAATACTCTGCGCGGCGTGAGCTACATCTTCACGTTCTCGTGGTTCACCCTCGCGCTGTGGATCGATCTCTTCACCCTGCCCTCGCAGGTGCGCCGGGTGAACACCGAGCGGCTTCTCGGCCTGCGCTGA
- a CDS encoding acyl-CoA dehydrogenase family protein, with protein MATHSVFNQVPPRENVDEFTTNVPLVEAVSRYDAGWAIEALGDVGRHVGTEQFQHDAERANTVEPELHSHDRYGNRIDEVEYDSSYHRVLSAAVSHGAHTSAWAEPRPGANVARAATFMLFAQVEPGHACPVSMTHAAVPVIQSSAPAEVVAEWMPRLLSTSYEAALVPGKTSAQIGMAMTEKQGGSDVRANTTEATPLGGGEYLVTGHKWFCSAPMSDAFLVLAQAPGGLSCFLVARVLPDGSRNVFRIQRLKDKLGNRSNASSEIEFDQTRGLLVGEEGRGVKTIIEMVSRTRLDCIFGTAAGMRQASAEALWHVRHRAAFGALLVDQPAMTNVVADLALESEAATETALRLARAHDADASDQDRAFRRLATAVSKYYICKLGPAHAYEALECLGGNGYTEGFPLARRYREQPVMAVWEGSGNVIALDVLRTLAREPSAYDAFDAELSLAAGVAPAFDAHLATTRELVREARLDPNSAAAALGSRRLVAALGLALQSSLLLRHAPTAVSEAFVRSRLADARARFYGELPPGIRLTEILDRA; from the coding sequence ATGGCGACGCATTCGGTTTTCAACCAGGTTCCCCCGCGGGAGAACGTCGACGAGTTCACCACAAATGTGCCGCTCGTCGAGGCCGTAAGCCGGTACGACGCCGGGTGGGCGATCGAAGCGCTCGGCGACGTGGGCCGGCACGTGGGTACGGAACAGTTCCAGCACGATGCTGAGCGCGCCAACACCGTCGAACCCGAGCTGCACAGTCACGACCGGTACGGCAACCGCATCGACGAGGTCGAGTACGACTCCTCGTATCACCGCGTTCTTTCGGCCGCCGTCTCGCACGGCGCGCACACGAGTGCGTGGGCCGAACCGCGCCCGGGTGCGAACGTGGCTCGCGCCGCGACGTTCATGCTCTTCGCGCAGGTCGAACCGGGGCACGCCTGCCCGGTGTCGATGACGCATGCGGCGGTGCCGGTCATCCAGTCGTCGGCGCCTGCCGAGGTGGTGGCCGAGTGGATGCCCCGGCTCCTGAGCACCTCGTACGAGGCTGCCCTCGTGCCGGGCAAGACCTCGGCGCAAATCGGCATGGCCATGACCGAGAAACAGGGCGGGTCGGATGTTCGGGCGAACACGACCGAAGCGACCCCGCTCGGCGGAGGCGAGTATCTCGTGACCGGGCACAAGTGGTTCTGCAGCGCACCCATGTCTGATGCGTTTCTCGTGCTGGCGCAGGCACCGGGCGGACTCTCGTGTTTTCTGGTGGCCCGGGTGCTGCCCGACGGCAGCCGCAACGTGTTTCGCATTCAGCGGCTGAAAGACAAGCTCGGCAACCGCTCGAACGCGTCGAGCGAGATCGAGTTCGATCAGACGCGCGGCTTGCTCGTGGGGGAGGAAGGCCGCGGCGTCAAGACGATCATCGAGATGGTCTCGCGCACCCGCCTCGACTGCATCTTCGGCACAGCGGCGGGCATGAGGCAGGCGAGCGCCGAGGCGCTCTGGCACGTGCGCCATCGTGCAGCATTCGGAGCGCTGCTCGTCGATCAGCCGGCCATGACGAATGTCGTCGCCGACCTCGCGCTCGAGTCGGAGGCCGCCACCGAGACCGCGCTGCGGCTCGCCCGCGCCCACGACGCCGACGCGTCAGACCAGGATCGGGCCTTTCGTCGCCTGGCTACGGCCGTGTCGAAGTACTACATCTGCAAGCTCGGCCCCGCCCACGCGTACGAGGCGCTCGAGTGCCTCGGCGGCAACGGCTACACCGAAGGTTTTCCGCTGGCGCGCCGGTATCGTGAGCAACCCGTGATGGCGGTGTGGGAGGGCTCGGGCAACGTGATCGCGCTCGACGTTCTGCGCACCCTGGCGCGGGAGCCTTCCGCGTATGACGCGTTCGATGCCGAGCTGAGCCTCGCAGCCGGCGTTGCGCCCGCATTCGACGCGCATCTGGCGACCACTCGCGAGCTCGTGCGCGAGGCGCGTCTCGACCCGAACTCCGCCGCTGCAGCCCTCGGTTCCCGTCGTCTCGTCGCCGCCCTCGGGCTCGCGCTTCAGAGTTCACTGTTGCTGCGGCACGCCCCCACCGCCGTGAGCGAAGCTTTCGTGCGCTCACGGCTCGCGGATGCCCGGGCACGCTTCTACGGTGAGCTGCCGCCGGGCATCCGGCTCACCGAGATTCTCGACCGAGCCTGA
- a CDS encoding glucose 1-dehydrogenase — protein MNQQQPIFCAARVALEPLSTKGSRVLLSGKTIIVTGGNSGIGEGIVVAAAAEGANIVIDYISNADETTEIISKIEAAGGHAVGVQADVSKAQDLHKMVQVAVDTFGRLDVMVNNAGVETRTGILDTTEEQYHRVLDINLKSAFFGTQFAAKQFIAQGDGGLIINISSVHEDWPMPGNIAYCVSKGGTRMLTRTAGVELGKYGIRSVNVAPGAVATPINASTMADPEKLKDLNDAIPLGRLAEPNEIADLVVFLSSGRSAYMTATTVFVDGGIMQGSVGL, from the coding sequence GTGAACCAGCAGCAGCCGATATTCTGTGCAGCGCGGGTCGCGCTTGAGCCGCTGTCGACCAAGGGGTCTCGGGTGCTGCTTTCAGGAAAAACCATCATCGTCACTGGCGGAAACAGCGGCATCGGAGAAGGCATCGTCGTCGCGGCCGCCGCGGAGGGTGCCAACATCGTCATCGACTACATCAGCAATGCCGACGAGACCACCGAGATCATCTCGAAAATCGAGGCTGCCGGCGGCCACGCGGTCGGTGTGCAAGCCGACGTGAGCAAGGCCCAAGACCTGCACAAGATGGTTCAGGTCGCCGTCGACACCTTCGGCCGACTCGACGTGATGGTGAACAATGCCGGTGTCGAGACCCGCACGGGCATCCTCGACACCACCGAAGAGCAATACCACCGTGTGCTCGACATCAACCTCAAGAGCGCTTTCTTCGGCACCCAATTCGCGGCGAAACAGTTCATCGCCCAGGGTGACGGCGGTCTCATCATCAACATCTCCTCGGTGCACGAAGACTGGCCGATGCCCGGCAACATCGCCTATTGCGTCTCGAAGGGCGGCACGCGGATGCTCACCCGAACCGCCGGCGTCGAGCTGGGTAAGTACGGCATCCGTAGCGTGAACGTCGCCCCGGGCGCCGTCGCGACCCCCATCAACGCCAGCACGATGGCCGATCCTGAGAAGCTGAAAGATCTCAACGATGCGATACCGCTCGGCCGCCTTGCCGAGCCGAACGAGATCGCCGATCTGGTGGTGTTCTTGTCGTCGGGGCGCTCGGCGTATATGACGGCGACGACCGTCTTTGTCGACGGCGGCATTATGCAGGGCAGTGTGGGGCTCTGA
- a CDS encoding NAD(P)H-hydrate epimerase, whose product MKTYTTAEVRAAEQPLLDAGVPLMARAAAVLAAETRALLAEHGIEVRSARVLVLAGAGNNGGDALFAAAELARGGALVTIVKTADRVHDEGFAAAIGAGATLLAGAGAGAGAGAGAGASAAAGAGTGAGAGAGAGAGDTLAAALARVVAAAQQSDVVLDGILGTGTSANPALRGRARELIAGIRLAVEIDESAEGAAAQAAGAVAARRPLVVAVDLPSGIGADDGAVPDPTVLHATLTVTFGGCKAGLLLEPGASYAGRVVVADIGLGPELKRVRLGRESR is encoded by the coding sequence ATGAAGACCTACACGACCGCCGAGGTGCGGGCAGCGGAGCAGCCGCTGCTCGACGCCGGAGTGCCGCTGATGGCACGGGCGGCGGCAGTGCTGGCAGCCGAGACGCGAGCGTTGCTGGCCGAGCACGGCATCGAGGTGCGTTCGGCGAGGGTACTAGTGCTCGCGGGCGCGGGTAACAACGGCGGTGACGCACTCTTCGCGGCGGCGGAGCTTGCGCGCGGTGGCGCGTTGGTGACCATCGTGAAAACGGCCGACCGGGTGCACGACGAAGGGTTCGCGGCGGCGATCGGCGCAGGTGCGACCCTGCTCGCGGGTGCGGGTGCGGGTGCGGGTGCGGGTGCGGGTGCGGGTGCGAGTGCGGCTGCAGGTGCAGGTACGGGTGCCGGTGCAGGTGCAGGTGCAGGTGCAGGCGACACACTTGCGGCGGCCCTTGCGCGTGTGGTTGCCGCGGCGCAGCAGAGCGACGTGGTTCTCGACGGCATTCTCGGCACGGGAACGAGCGCCAACCCCGCGCTGCGCGGGCGTGCGCGCGAGCTCATCGCGGGCATCCGCCTGGCTGTTGAAATCGACGAGTCAGCCGAGGGCGCGGCAGCCCAGGCGGCGGGTGCGGTAGCAGCCCGCCGGCCGCTCGTGGTGGCCGTCGACCTGCCGAGCGGCATCGGGGCCGACGACGGCGCAGTGCCCGACCCGACGGTGCTGCACGCCACCCTGACCGTCACGTTCGGCGGCTGCAAGGCGGGGCTGCTGCTCGAGCCGGGGGCGAGCTACGCGGGCCGAGTGGTGGTCGCCGACATCGGTCTCGGCCCCGAACTCAAGCGCGTCAGGCTCGGTCGAGAATCTCGGTGA
- a CDS encoding glycosyltransferase family 4 protein, with product MRLLLISNLFPPKILGGYELAAHDLAQALAERGHTVRVLTSAGTGALAVSPDESETDASRAGVDVRRELRLTAYGPAMELTREEELKLHFEHMISQPVNSHLVLETLREFQPDAVQVFNVIGIGGAALLDVLRHSGVPFSLNLGDAIPVEVLRELPRAVHDVYAAPGVAAEAFFADIPLVAVSSKLATEISRFGVELSGDRLIVPRGIRVPAGLTRRGSGAAGETALPASAAEGTAGVPAAAQRTFRFVFASVLFAHKGVDLVLDAAAALLGEATEASKASAASAASQASAGSPASGAFTVDMFGAGDDAFYRRRAEELGLSGVVRFHGNVDRAVLYDSLATADAFLFPTAEREALGQVGLQAAALGCTPIVTAQAGVSEWLSDEAHCLKIDRTVESLAEAMRRVVAGEVDVDTLGRRAQRLMNENYSFETYVDAVFEFMTRPRTAAAASAHLDVEGDSDIDSESDIDDKDKKARRVLSAWLAETRGVSDDLVVPRRSSEWPD from the coding sequence ATGCGCCTGCTGCTGATTTCAAATCTGTTTCCGCCGAAGATTCTGGGCGGGTACGAGTTGGCCGCGCACGATCTGGCGCAGGCCCTCGCTGAGCGCGGGCATACGGTTCGGGTACTGACGAGTGCTGGTACCGGCGCGCTGGCCGTGTCCCCCGACGAGTCCGAGACCGACGCCTCCCGAGCCGGAGTGGATGTGCGCCGAGAGCTGCGGCTGACGGCTTACGGGCCGGCGATGGAGCTGACCCGCGAAGAAGAGCTGAAGCTGCACTTCGAGCACATGATCTCGCAGCCGGTCAACTCGCACCTGGTGCTCGAGACCCTGCGCGAATTCCAGCCCGATGCTGTGCAGGTCTTCAACGTCATCGGGATCGGCGGCGCGGCGCTGCTGGATGTTCTGCGGCACTCCGGCGTGCCGTTCAGCCTGAACCTGGGCGACGCCATCCCCGTCGAGGTGCTCCGTGAGCTGCCCCGGGCGGTGCATGACGTTTACGCCGCTCCGGGGGTCGCGGCCGAGGCGTTTTTCGCCGACATTCCCTTAGTGGCCGTCAGCTCGAAACTCGCTACCGAGATTTCGAGGTTCGGCGTCGAATTGTCGGGTGATCGCCTGATTGTTCCGCGGGGCATCCGGGTGCCGGCGGGGCTTACTCGGCGCGGTTCGGGCGCGGCGGGCGAGACGGCCTTGCCCGCGAGCGCCGCGGAAGGCACGGCGGGCGTGCCTGCTGCCGCGCAAAGAACCTTTCGTTTCGTCTTCGCCAGCGTTCTGTTCGCCCACAAGGGGGTCGACCTGGTGCTCGACGCTGCTGCCGCGCTTCTGGGCGAGGCGACGGAGGCGTCGAAGGCGTCGGCGGCATCGGCGGCATCGCAAGCATCGGCCGGATCGCCGGCATCCGGTGCCTTCACCGTCGACATGTTCGGTGCCGGCGACGACGCGTTCTACCGCCGTCGCGCCGAGGAGCTCGGCCTCTCTGGGGTTGTGCGGTTCCACGGCAACGTCGATCGCGCGGTTCTCTACGATTCGCTCGCGACCGCCGACGCGTTCCTGTTTCCGACGGCCGAGCGCGAGGCGCTCGGCCAAGTGGGGCTGCAGGCAGCGGCCCTCGGATGCACGCCCATCGTCACCGCCCAAGCGGGTGTCTCGGAGTGGCTCAGCGACGAAGCACACTGCCTGAAGATCGATCGTACCGTCGAGAGTCTCGCCGAGGCCATGCGCAGGGTGGTCGCAGGCGAGGTCGACGTCGACACCCTCGGCAGACGGGCCCAACGGCTCATGAACGAGAACTATTCGTTCGAGACGTATGTCGACGCCGTCTTCGAGTTCATGACGCGACCGCGTACGGCTGCGGCGGCGAGCGCGCACCTCGATGTCGAGGGTGACAGCGACATCGACAGCGAAAGTGACATCGACGACAAAGACAAGAAGGCCCGCCGAGTGCTCTCTGCTTGGCTGGCCGAAACCCGGGGAGTATCCGACGACCTGGTCGTACCGAGAAGGAGCAGCGAGTGGCCCGATTGA
- a CDS encoding VOC family protein, with translation MSTPENGAHGTDESPTESRSATFRTPARVDYFEIGTPDPVAAQAFYGDLFGWQFDEPSEPAQYSMVNGGAGGLWNTEALGGASWAVFYVHVDDVAASFAQAVGIGATVALPVINNGQIEFAHLIDPAGNRFAIWNEAPAAG, from the coding sequence ATGTCGACCCCAGAGAACGGTGCGCACGGCACCGACGAATCGCCCACCGAAAGTCGCTCCGCGACTTTCCGCACGCCTGCGCGGGTGGACTACTTCGAGATCGGCACCCCCGATCCCGTAGCGGCTCAGGCGTTCTACGGAGACCTGTTCGGCTGGCAGTTCGACGAGCCATCCGAGCCCGCGCAGTACAGCATGGTGAACGGCGGCGCGGGCGGTCTCTGGAACACCGAGGCTCTCGGCGGAGCGAGCTGGGCGGTGTTCTATGTGCACGTCGACGACGTCGCGGCGAGCTTCGCGCAGGCCGTCGGAATCGGGGCGACGGTCGCGCTTCCGGTCATCAATAACGGGCAGATCGAGTTCGCCCACCTGATCGACCCAGCAGGCAACAGATTCGCCATCTGGAACGAGGCGCCGGCCGCCGGCTGA
- a CDS encoding HNH endonuclease signature motif containing protein: MSSSCTIAPDVEQLVAELDAITERAMQVRRELHAEARADEDLLILAAAGAKAARGLESVQISATGEICDRSRAGLGSDRLCVKKGCRTACELLQRVTQLSSASVARLQRVASAVRGGATLSGSPLPPRFPVLAAAVESGTLGLDTATAIVSGLSVPTLRASDDAVRAAEHELVDAALGSSPECPVPATPDELRMQAAVWRTLIDPDGVEPDEERAMKHRSLSLGRATSSGVPLSGVLIPEAAARLQRLFDAYLSPVSRPVAFPFSGSASEGTQTEAGAVSDPRSRVQQQHDVFLAVLDCSARSAQTPSIGGAAPTVLVTVTQSDLDPGGTGPGDRSEPEIVADAHNDVGQGDETGADADPSADADPGDRIPLVSAAPGIGWIEGLELPVSMRTVRQMVCAGGVQKVLLDRAGRVLQLSTEQRCFTGWQRRAITLRDGGCIVPGCDIPASWCEIHHVTPHSDGGATHIDNGVLLCWFHHRTIEVSGWQIRMRGGAPQIKAPPWLDRRYRTWTTTTKSRVRLAERFRAEA, translated from the coding sequence ATGTCAAGTTCTTGCACAATCGCTCCTGACGTCGAGCAGCTCGTCGCTGAACTCGACGCCATTACCGAGCGTGCCATGCAGGTCAGAAGAGAACTTCACGCCGAGGCGAGAGCCGATGAAGATTTGCTTATCCTCGCGGCAGCGGGTGCGAAGGCAGCTCGGGGCCTTGAATCGGTGCAGATTTCGGCGACGGGCGAAATCTGCGATCGGTCTCGGGCTGGGCTGGGGTCAGACCGGCTTTGTGTGAAAAAGGGCTGTCGAACTGCCTGCGAACTGCTGCAACGCGTGACGCAGCTGTCATCTGCGTCAGTCGCGCGGTTGCAGAGAGTGGCGAGCGCGGTGCGAGGTGGTGCGACGTTGTCGGGCTCGCCGCTTCCGCCTCGATTTCCTGTGCTGGCGGCGGCCGTTGAATCCGGCACGCTCGGGCTCGATACGGCCACAGCGATCGTCTCTGGGCTCTCCGTGCCGACTCTGCGGGCATCAGACGACGCGGTTCGCGCCGCCGAGCACGAACTCGTCGACGCCGCGCTCGGCAGCAGTCCAGAGTGTCCGGTGCCCGCGACTCCCGACGAGCTCAGAATGCAGGCGGCGGTGTGGCGAACGCTGATCGACCCCGACGGTGTGGAACCAGACGAAGAACGCGCGATGAAGCACCGCAGTCTCAGCTTGGGCAGGGCGACCTCGTCAGGCGTGCCCCTGTCGGGAGTGCTGATTCCCGAGGCGGCTGCTCGACTGCAGAGGCTTTTCGACGCATACCTCTCGCCGGTCTCGCGGCCGGTGGCGTTCCCATTCTCTGGCTCCGCTTCCGAAGGCACGCAAACCGAGGCAGGAGCGGTCTCCGATCCTCGTTCCCGCGTTCAGCAGCAGCACGATGTGTTTCTCGCCGTTCTCGACTGTTCCGCTCGGTCTGCGCAGACGCCCAGTATCGGTGGTGCGGCTCCGACAGTGCTCGTCACGGTGACGCAGAGTGACCTCGATCCCGGGGGCACCGGCCCCGGCGACCGGAGCGAGCCGGAGATAGTCGCAGACGCGCACAATGACGTAGGCCAAGGTGATGAAACGGGCGCAGATGCCGACCCAAGCGCAGATGCCGACCCAGGCGATCGTATACCGCTCGTCTCAGCTGCACCGGGTATCGGCTGGATCGAAGGCCTCGAACTACCGGTCTCGATGCGAACGGTGCGCCAGATGGTCTGCGCAGGCGGCGTGCAGAAGGTGTTGCTCGACCGAGCGGGTCGAGTGCTTCAGCTCTCCACTGAGCAGCGATGTTTCACGGGGTGGCAGCGCCGAGCGATAACCCTTCGAGACGGAGGGTGCATCGTTCCCGGGTGCGACATTCCGGCGTCGTGGTGCGAGATTCACCACGTGACACCACACTCCGACGGTGGCGCGACTCACATCGACAACGGCGTACTCCTGTGCTGGTTCCACCATCGAACGATAGAAGTGTCGGGCTGGCAGATTCGAATGCGTGGTGGTGCTCCGCAGATCAAGGCTCCTCCCTGGCTCGACCGGCGGTACCGAACGTGGACAACCACAACGAAGTCGCGCGTGCGCCTCGCCGAACGTTTTCGCGCCGAAGCCTGA